From Pelagicoccus sp. SDUM812003, a single genomic window includes:
- a CDS encoding 6-phosphofructokinase, giving the protein MSELEGNCLVCQSGGPTAVINASLAGVIEEALNHECIEEIYGGLNGVVGVLNEDFVDLAAESQQTIRLLKTSPGCALGTCRFAFKKQEDLERALEVFKAHNIRYFFYIGDSESMAMLDKLDELAKASGFEMRIIGIPKTINNDISGTDHCPGYGSVIKHVATTVREMARDNEAIGEGDYVSILEVQGRNAGWIAAGASLAKRRDHPHDPPHIIMLPEVAFDTEKFLADVQRVLSKEKFCLIVTGEGLVDADGNYVALGSTSTDAFGHVQLGGTGEFLRSLIESRLGVSARSSKLGIASRAAAHCASKADAEEAYLAGQAAVTQAVENGKSGKMITLQRAEADSYKCETGWVDLVDVASSTKQLPTDWINDDGISMNFPYVKYATPLIQGELELHWENGLPNFARLKGARVDKLLAAYEI; this is encoded by the coding sequence ATGTCGGAACTTGAAGGAAATTGCCTCGTATGCCAGTCGGGAGGACCCACGGCAGTCATCAATGCTAGCCTCGCTGGGGTGATCGAAGAAGCGCTCAACCACGAATGCATAGAGGAGATCTACGGAGGTCTCAATGGCGTGGTCGGCGTTCTCAACGAAGACTTTGTCGATCTCGCGGCCGAGTCGCAGCAGACCATTCGCTTGCTCAAAACCTCCCCTGGCTGCGCCTTGGGGACCTGCCGTTTCGCATTCAAGAAACAGGAGGACCTGGAGCGGGCCCTCGAGGTGTTCAAGGCCCACAACATCCGCTACTTCTTCTACATCGGCGATAGCGAGTCGATGGCCATGCTGGACAAGCTCGACGAGCTCGCCAAGGCCTCGGGCTTCGAGATGCGCATCATCGGCATCCCCAAGACCATCAACAACGATATCTCCGGCACCGACCATTGCCCGGGCTACGGCAGCGTGATCAAGCACGTGGCCACCACGGTGCGCGAGATGGCTCGCGACAACGAAGCCATCGGCGAAGGCGACTACGTGTCCATTTTGGAAGTGCAAGGCCGCAACGCGGGCTGGATCGCCGCTGGCGCGTCCTTGGCCAAGCGCCGCGATCATCCGCACGATCCGCCGCACATCATCATGCTGCCGGAGGTCGCCTTCGACACCGAGAAATTCCTGGCCGACGTTCAGCGGGTGCTCTCCAAGGAGAAGTTCTGTCTCATCGTGACTGGCGAAGGCTTGGTCGACGCGGACGGAAACTACGTCGCCCTCGGCTCCACCAGCACCGACGCCTTCGGTCACGTGCAGCTCGGCGGCACCGGCGAGTTCCTGCGCAGCTTGATCGAGAGCCGTCTCGGCGTGAGCGCCCGTTCCAGCAAGCTCGGCATCGCCTCGCGCGCCGCAGCCCACTGCGCCTCCAAGGCGGATGCGGAAGAAGCCTACCTCGCTGGTCAGGCCGCGGTCACTCAAGCGGTGGAAAACGGCAAGAGCGGCAAGATGATCACCCTGCAGCGAGCCGAAGCTGACAGCTACAAGTGCGAAACGGGCTGGGTCGATCTGGTGGACGTGGCTTCTTCCACCAAGCAGCTGCCCACGGATTGGATCAACGACGACGGCATCAGCATGAATTTTCCGTACGTGAAGTACGCCACGCCGCTCATCCAGGGCGAGCTGGAGCTGCATTGGGAAAACGGTTTGCCGAATTTCGCTCGCTTGAAGGGGGCCCGGGTCGACAAGCTGCTGGCCGCCTACGAGATTTAA
- a CDS encoding glycine--tRNA ligase, protein MSKDDASSTVSMDSIVALCKRRGFIFQSSEIYGGYNGFFDYGPLGAEVKKNIKDAWWKDMVQRRDDVVGLDSSIIMSPKIWVASGHVGGFSDPMVDCKESKMRYRADQLFFAPVKVDGKTIGYVSVLEDANMQAEAEQKADKLKRKAAAQGELEPIVLKDYTEATPDEYALIPSPATGEPGSLTAPRDFNLMFETKVGALSDNSATAYLRPETAQGIFANYKNVVDTGRVKIPFGIAQIGKAFRNEITPRNFIFRSREFEQMEIEYFISPDADWQAGHREWIDACKDWLVSVGIPAEKIGEDVHPQEKLSHYSKGTTDLTFHFPFGEQELWGIACRGNFDLTQHAEHSGKSMEIFDEATKSKYVPHVIEPSLGVDRVLLAILTAAYAEDEIGGEKRNLLKFHPRIAPYKVAVLPLVKNKPELVDFARKLYEKLQRKYNVFWDVSGAIGRRYRRQDEIGTPWCVTIDFDTIEKEGQTFTLRDRDTTEQKRITEAELFALLDEQLY, encoded by the coding sequence ATGTCAAAAGACGACGCATCCTCCACTGTTTCCATGGATTCCATCGTAGCCCTCTGCAAGCGCCGGGGCTTCATCTTCCAATCCTCCGAAATCTATGGAGGGTACAATGGCTTCTTCGACTACGGCCCCCTCGGCGCCGAGGTCAAAAAGAACATCAAGGACGCCTGGTGGAAGGATATGGTGCAGCGCCGCGACGACGTGGTAGGACTCGACTCCTCCATCATCATGTCCCCCAAGATCTGGGTGGCCTCCGGACATGTGGGCGGCTTCTCCGACCCCATGGTCGACTGCAAGGAGTCCAAGATGCGCTACCGGGCCGACCAGCTTTTCTTCGCCCCGGTCAAGGTCGACGGCAAGACCATCGGCTACGTCTCCGTGCTGGAGGACGCCAACATGCAGGCCGAAGCCGAGCAAAAGGCGGACAAGCTCAAGCGCAAGGCCGCCGCCCAAGGCGAACTCGAGCCCATCGTGCTCAAGGACTACACCGAGGCCACTCCGGACGAATACGCCCTCATCCCCTCGCCCGCCACCGGCGAGCCGGGCAGCCTCACCGCTCCGCGCGACTTCAACCTCATGTTCGAAACCAAGGTCGGCGCCCTGAGCGACAACTCAGCCACCGCCTACCTGCGCCCGGAAACCGCCCAAGGCATCTTCGCCAACTACAAGAACGTGGTCGACACCGGCCGCGTCAAAATCCCCTTCGGCATCGCCCAGATCGGCAAGGCCTTCCGCAACGAGATCACCCCGCGCAACTTCATCTTCCGCTCCCGCGAGTTCGAGCAGATGGAGATCGAATACTTCATCTCCCCCGACGCGGACTGGCAAGCCGGCCACCGCGAATGGATCGACGCCTGCAAGGATTGGCTGGTCTCCGTGGGCATCCCCGCGGAAAAGATCGGCGAGGACGTGCACCCGCAGGAAAAGCTCTCCCACTACTCCAAGGGCACCACCGACCTGACCTTCCACTTCCCATTCGGCGAACAGGAGCTCTGGGGCATCGCCTGCCGCGGAAACTTCGACCTGACCCAACACGCCGAACATTCCGGCAAGTCCATGGAGATCTTCGACGAAGCCACCAAGTCGAAGTACGTGCCCCACGTCATCGAGCCATCCCTTGGCGTGGACCGCGTGCTGCTGGCCATCCTCACCGCGGCCTACGCGGAGGACGAGATCGGCGGCGAAAAGCGCAACCTGCTCAAGTTCCATCCGCGCATCGCGCCGTACAAGGTCGCGGTGCTCCCGTTGGTGAAAAACAAGCCTGAGCTGGTCGACTTCGCCCGCAAGCTCTACGAGAAGCTGCAGCGCAAGTACAACGTCTTCTGGGACGTCTCCGGCGCCATCGGCCGCCGCTATCGCCGTCAGGACGAAATCGGCACTCCCTGGTGCGTCACTATCGACTTCGACACCATCGAAAAGGAAGGCCAGACCTTCACCCTGCGCGACCGCGACACCACCGAGCAAAAGAGAATCACCGAGGCGGAGCTCTTCGCCCTCCTCGACGAGCAGCTCTACTAG
- a CDS encoding nucleotidyltransferase family protein — translation MTRERSGGLGAVLLASGMSRRYGSRNKLLREIDGEAMVRRVLRRLEVDGVDFRVVTLGHQMEAVAAALRGSDAALVFNTNYAEGMGTSLAFGVSEAVKRNPDALLVCLADLPELEAEDTRRVATSFWEAGGNRIAYPLVGRRRGHPVCFPKRCFGDLCQLKGDQGARRLIEADGFEPVEVSGVSRGCIRDLDRD, via the coding sequence ATGACGAGAGAGCGATCGGGAGGGTTGGGAGCGGTGTTGCTGGCTTCAGGCATGTCGCGTCGCTACGGAAGCCGCAATAAATTGCTTCGCGAGATCGATGGCGAAGCGATGGTCCGCCGCGTGTTAAGGCGTTTGGAAGTGGATGGAGTGGACTTTCGCGTGGTGACGCTTGGCCATCAGATGGAAGCGGTGGCGGCTGCTCTGCGAGGAAGCGATGCGGCGCTTGTATTCAATACCAACTACGCGGAGGGGATGGGGACGAGTTTGGCGTTCGGGGTTTCAGAAGCGGTCAAGCGAAACCCCGACGCGCTGCTAGTCTGCTTGGCTGACTTGCCGGAGCTCGAGGCCGAGGATACGCGTCGAGTTGCGACATCGTTTTGGGAGGCGGGGGGCAACCGTATCGCCTATCCGTTGGTGGGGAGACGAAGGGGGCATCCGGTTTGTTTTCCGAAGCGCTGCTTCGGGGATCTTTGTCAGCTTAAGGGGGATCAAGGGGCTCGTCGCTTGATCGAGGCGGATGGCTTCGAGCCGGTGGAGGTGAGCGGCGTAAGTCGTGGGTGTATCCGGGATTTGGATAGAGACTAG
- a CDS encoding Na+/H+ antiporter NhaC family protein: MKPLPPWQRPERWLAFVLTFLGVCSFLAIVPVSHETRLLEEAAGAALSSQEVSFMDTLREGARELRVNGHWTSLLPPLIAVMVAAFFRTLVGALVTAWVAGSLLAYGLNPLATAVLGTNDFLIQPATGQFSALVILFLFSLVGMVQVMSRSGGLSGLVGKMGKVANSRRRAKVAIGLGGLFLFFDDYSNAVVLGTTMQKLSDRWKIAREKLAYLVDSTTAPVAGLALLSTWVAFEVYLLGDVSVQLDIELSGYGMLVEMLPMRFYCIGTLIFLFLNSATGRDFGPMLHAERRAFREGKLIADEHQSIGIQMRSTEKEAVEAPDRWYNAVVPILVLIVCIVAGIVTLGAMRMESSGDIFWWLSSHDWRAAFSAAVFDPSGSSDLGAMPVLFASALIAGLVAVAMPAMQGVLSVAEAVSSYARALPTMWMAVFILVMTWSMREICHTLGTADYLIAMMGDSMPVYVLPVFAFFLAAGMSFATGSSWGAMGILLPIVMPLAVQMGATQSGELTLYLLTAAAILDGAIFGDHCSPISDTTVLSSISTGCDHLAHVNTQLYYALVTVALACVFGYLMVGNGISIWAFYILFPITAFAVLRLLGERSDLVEVD; encoded by the coding sequence GTGAAACCACTCCCACCTTGGCAACGCCCTGAGCGCTGGCTGGCGTTTGTGCTGACGTTCCTCGGGGTCTGCTCCTTTCTGGCCATCGTGCCGGTGAGCCACGAAACGCGCTTGCTGGAGGAGGCGGCGGGCGCCGCCCTGAGCAGTCAGGAGGTTTCCTTCATGGACACCCTGCGCGAGGGGGCCCGCGAGCTACGGGTGAACGGGCACTGGACCTCGCTGCTGCCTCCCTTGATCGCGGTCATGGTGGCGGCGTTTTTCCGTACTTTGGTGGGGGCGCTGGTCACCGCTTGGGTGGCGGGCTCCTTGCTCGCCTACGGGCTCAATCCCTTGGCTACCGCGGTGCTGGGGACGAACGATTTCCTGATCCAGCCCGCGACCGGGCAATTCAGCGCCCTGGTGATACTTTTCCTTTTCTCCCTGGTGGGCATGGTGCAGGTCATGTCTCGCAGCGGCGGGCTGAGCGGTCTGGTGGGCAAGATGGGCAAGGTGGCGAATTCGCGTCGTCGGGCCAAGGTGGCGATCGGTCTGGGCGGCTTGTTCCTGTTTTTCGACGACTATTCGAATGCGGTGGTGCTCGGCACCACGATGCAGAAGCTCTCCGATCGCTGGAAGATCGCCCGCGAGAAGCTGGCCTATCTGGTGGACTCCACCACTGCACCGGTGGCTGGCCTGGCTCTGCTTTCCACCTGGGTGGCCTTCGAAGTCTATTTGCTAGGCGACGTTTCGGTACAGCTCGATATCGAGCTTTCTGGATACGGCATGCTGGTGGAGATGCTGCCGATGCGATTCTATTGCATCGGGACCTTGATCTTCCTCTTCCTCAACTCCGCTACCGGGCGCGACTTCGGTCCCATGCTGCATGCGGAGCGAAGAGCGTTTCGCGAAGGCAAACTAATCGCGGACGAGCATCAGTCCATCGGTATCCAGATGCGAAGTACGGAAAAGGAGGCGGTTGAGGCTCCCGATCGCTGGTACAACGCGGTGGTACCGATCCTGGTGCTGATCGTTTGCATCGTGGCGGGTATCGTGACGCTAGGGGCGATGCGTATGGAGTCTTCCGGAGACATCTTCTGGTGGCTGTCTTCCCATGACTGGAGAGCGGCCTTCAGCGCTGCGGTTTTCGATCCAAGCGGCAGCAGCGACTTGGGGGCCATGCCGGTGCTTTTTGCTTCCGCCCTGATCGCTGGCTTGGTCGCGGTGGCGATGCCTGCCATGCAGGGCGTGCTCTCGGTGGCGGAAGCGGTGAGCTCCTACGCCCGGGCTCTGCCCACCATGTGGATGGCGGTCTTCATTCTAGTGATGACTTGGTCCATGAGAGAGATTTGCCACACGCTGGGCACGGCGGACTACCTCATCGCTATGATGGGCGACAGCATGCCGGTCTACGTGCTGCCGGTATTCGCTTTCTTTTTGGCGGCTGGCATGTCTTTCGCCACCGGGTCGAGCTGGGGAGCGATGGGAATCCTCCTTCCCATCGTGATGCCTCTCGCCGTGCAGATGGGCGCGACGCAATCGGGAGAGTTGACCCTTTATCTTCTCACCGCGGCGGCCATTTTGGACGGAGCGATTTTTGGAGACCATTGTAGTCCGATCAGCGATACGACAGTGCTTTCGTCTATATCGACCGGATGCGACCACCTCGCCCATGTGAACACCCAGCTCTACTATGCCCTCGTCACGGTGGCCTTGGCCTGTGTCTTTGGCTATCTCATGGTAGGAAATGGAATTTCGATTTGGGCCTTTTACATCCTGTTTCCCATCACCGCCTTCGCGGTGTTGAGGCTGCTGGGCGAGCGATCGGATTTGGTCGAAGTAGACTAG
- a CDS encoding XdhC family protein, producing MQDIWPQLRDWFVKRERFALATVVKASKPSPRGVGSVLAIHEDGRRFIGSVSAGCVEHEVIETSKLCLADGTTRWMSFGPGEGFPWEIELSCGGKIEVRIEPAPHLKPHCEEAFLDRLIDALDANNPCIWISSEKGDTLDLGDAEEQETCEREDSNGRTLYRKLGTRKRLFVIGASHIALHLAATAKMLQYEVVVIDPRESYARSDRFQFAPDAVHVQWPEKALQGYSLERDDALVAITHDPKIDDQALAVALKSNCGYIGALGSARSHRARMGRLVKLGIEEETLQRIHGPVGIDIGSRTPGEIAISIVAQLIQFRSGRTVG from the coding sequence ATGCAGGATATTTGGCCGCAACTTCGTGATTGGTTTGTGAAGCGAGAACGCTTCGCTTTGGCGACGGTGGTCAAGGCCAGCAAGCCGTCGCCGCGAGGCGTCGGGTCTGTGCTGGCCATTCACGAGGACGGGAGGCGCTTCATTGGTTCGGTGAGCGCCGGCTGCGTGGAGCATGAGGTGATCGAAACCTCCAAGCTGTGTTTGGCGGACGGGACGACGCGCTGGATGAGCTTTGGCCCGGGCGAGGGCTTCCCGTGGGAGATCGAGCTATCCTGTGGGGGCAAGATAGAAGTGCGCATCGAACCCGCGCCGCACCTCAAACCGCATTGCGAGGAGGCGTTTCTGGATCGCTTGATCGATGCATTGGATGCGAACAATCCCTGTATTTGGATCAGTAGCGAAAAAGGGGATACGCTGGATCTTGGCGATGCGGAGGAGCAGGAAACCTGTGAGCGGGAAGATTCGAATGGACGAACGCTCTATCGGAAGCTCGGAACTCGCAAGCGGCTCTTCGTCATCGGGGCGTCGCACATCGCTCTGCATTTGGCTGCCACGGCGAAGATGCTGCAGTACGAGGTGGTGGTGATCGATCCGCGGGAGAGCTACGCTCGCTCGGATCGCTTCCAGTTCGCCCCCGATGCGGTGCATGTGCAGTGGCCGGAGAAAGCTCTGCAAGGCTATTCGCTGGAGCGAGACGATGCATTGGTAGCGATCACTCACGATCCCAAGATCGATGATCAGGCATTGGCGGTCGCTTTGAAGTCGAACTGTGGATACATCGGAGCTTTGGGTAGCGCGCGAAGTCATCGAGCGCGGATGGGCCGTTTGGTGAAGCTCGGGATTGAAGAGGAGACGCTGCAGCGCATCCATGGTCCGGTAGGCATCGATATCGGGAGTCGGACTCCCGGAGAGATCGCGATCAGTATCGTGGCCCAGTTGATTCAGTTTCGAAGTGGGAGAACCGTCGGATGA
- a CDS encoding GspE/PulE family protein, translated as MREIRCDKFIQLLEDLETIEPTILSALVGKHGQDHSGLMIDAIDKGIVRRDPIGEIWARAIGTTYVNPLSISITCEETRSIPIDMARKIKAIGLYKINDHITMAMEDPTNLQLIESLERLLQYRISPVYSHAEDIEHAIDLFYHADLSFDEALQKLEAYTASVKASADDREALTNLVEANALIDITNRILYSAFKQRASDIHIEPTRNAARIRLRIDGHLRPLAEVPTHIHRALMVRIKYMSELDIADTRMPQDGRFTLTIGSFEQNFRVSTCPGIEGEKAVLRILGLAGAKSLPTFDELHFSKTNLTRFRTALARPNGILITTGPTGSGKTTTLYSAIEYLNDDSRNIMTIENPVEYRIPGVNHFEVKHNINLDFSRFLRSALRQDPDIMLIGEIRDEETANIAAEAALTGHLVLTSLHTNSAAQAIIRLIEIGVDPHLVAPSLNAVMSQRLVGKICEHCKEAYQPKREVLQQFFTEESLSEAVTFYRGRGCKHCFKSGFKGRVALHEIIEVSESMRELIAYSAPLHSIVHEARRIGFSSLREDGLQKALLGLTTLDEVQRVTNAEFMN; from the coding sequence ATGCGCGAAATAAGATGCGATAAGTTCATCCAGCTGCTGGAGGACCTAGAAACGATCGAGCCCACCATTCTGAGCGCCTTGGTCGGCAAGCACGGCCAAGACCACAGCGGCCTGATGATCGACGCCATCGACAAAGGCATCGTACGTCGCGACCCCATCGGCGAAATATGGGCCCGGGCCATCGGCACCACCTACGTCAACCCGCTGTCCATATCCATCACCTGCGAAGAGACGCGTAGCATCCCGATCGATATGGCTCGCAAGATCAAAGCCATCGGCCTGTACAAGATCAACGACCACATCACCATGGCTATGGAGGATCCGACCAACCTCCAGCTCATCGAGTCGCTCGAACGCCTTCTGCAATACCGCATCAGCCCCGTGTATTCACACGCTGAGGACATCGAGCACGCCATCGACCTGTTCTACCACGCGGATCTATCCTTCGACGAAGCCCTGCAGAAGCTGGAAGCCTACACCGCCTCCGTCAAAGCCTCCGCGGACGATCGCGAGGCCCTTACCAACCTGGTCGAGGCCAACGCCCTGATCGACATCACCAACCGCATCCTCTACTCGGCCTTCAAGCAGCGAGCCAGCGACATCCACATCGAGCCAACGCGCAACGCGGCCCGGATTCGCCTGCGCATCGATGGCCACCTACGCCCTCTGGCCGAGGTGCCCACCCATATCCATCGAGCTCTCATGGTGCGCATCAAGTACATGTCCGAGCTCGACATCGCGGATACCCGCATGCCTCAAGACGGCCGCTTCACCCTCACCATCGGCTCCTTCGAACAAAACTTCCGCGTATCCACCTGCCCCGGCATCGAAGGCGAAAAAGCCGTGCTGCGCATCCTGGGCCTCGCTGGAGCGAAGAGCTTGCCGACCTTCGACGAACTCCATTTTTCCAAAACCAACCTGACTCGCTTCCGCACCGCCCTCGCCCGTCCAAACGGTATCCTCATCACCACCGGTCCAACCGGCTCCGGAAAAACGACCACACTGTATTCGGCGATCGAATACCTAAACGACGATTCCCGAAACATCATGACCATCGAGAATCCGGTCGAGTATCGAATCCCTGGGGTCAATCACTTCGAGGTGAAGCACAACATCAACCTGGACTTCTCTCGATTCCTGCGCTCCGCCCTGCGCCAGGATCCAGACATAATGCTCATCGGTGAGATTCGCGACGAGGAAACCGCCAACATCGCAGCCGAAGCCGCCTTGACCGGTCACTTGGTGCTCACCTCCCTGCACACCAACAGCGCCGCCCAAGCCATCATCCGTCTCATCGAAATCGGAGTCGATCCACATCTCGTCGCCCCTTCCCTCAACGCGGTCATGTCGCAGCGACTGGTGGGCAAGATCTGCGAACACTGCAAGGAGGCGTACCAGCCGAAGCGCGAGGTGCTGCAGCAGTTTTTCACCGAGGAAAGCCTCAGCGAGGCCGTCACCTTCTACCGCGGTCGCGGCTGCAAGCACTGCTTCAAAAGCGGCTTCAAAGGACGTGTGGCCCTGCACGAAATCATCGAAGTCTCGGAAAGCATGCGCGAGCTCATCGCCTACTCCGCCCCCCTGCACTCCATCGTGCACGAAGCGCGGCGCATCGGCTTCAGCTCCCTGCGCGAGGACGGCCTGCAAAAGGCCTTGCTCGGACTCACCACGCTCGACGAAGTCCAGCGCGTGACCAATGCCGAGTTCATGAACTAA
- a CDS encoding tetratricopeptide repeat protein, whose amino-acid sequence MKSILLSLCAIIFLFHQGALPRELGEPDLNSDEFMKRFTASYGVLSEKEPPLSDIEKVMLKKVAPIMRINKEHAKTFLRSMTTGEEEHSASFNYLLGNVYFENDEYLQAEEQYKLAIEAFPDFQRAWTNLGVLKLRVGDTKSALIALLKAVELGDSHSQTFGMLGFCHYAEGNYISAEVAYDRAVLAEPDNFDWLEGKAQTYLKSQRYMEAIRAQDELIARRPRNVDYWLAQTNAYLGIQDYQKAARNLEIARALGGDDFQSLMLLGNLYAKLGMDLPAAETFIAAAPLASEDDISSLLAAVKVLIQREQFDRAEALFAKIDLQESSASNEDLFDYQVAAAELAQHRQETSKAIGLMMKAIKMQPMDGNALVKLAKLYVKNGDRDRAYLVLDQAEHDPEAEYLALITRAKLLIEEERFSEAQTFVSRALRIESDETVQLLYQQVEEAARNVN is encoded by the coding sequence ATGAAATCGATCCTTCTATCGCTTTGCGCGATCATCTTCCTGTTCCACCAAGGCGCCCTGCCGCGCGAGCTGGGAGAACCTGACCTGAATAGCGACGAGTTCATGAAACGCTTCACCGCCAGCTACGGGGTGCTTTCCGAAAAGGAACCACCCCTGAGCGATATCGAGAAAGTCATGCTCAAAAAGGTCGCCCCTATCATGCGCATCAACAAGGAGCACGCGAAGACCTTCCTACGCAGCATGACCACCGGGGAGGAAGAGCACAGCGCCAGCTTCAACTACTTGCTGGGCAACGTCTATTTCGAGAACGACGAATACCTGCAGGCCGAAGAGCAATACAAGCTGGCCATCGAGGCCTTTCCAGACTTCCAGCGGGCCTGGACCAATCTAGGAGTGCTCAAGCTACGCGTGGGCGACACGAAAAGCGCCCTGATCGCGCTGCTCAAAGCCGTGGAACTAGGCGACTCGCACAGCCAGACCTTCGGCATGCTGGGCTTCTGCCATTACGCCGAAGGCAACTACATATCAGCGGAGGTGGCCTATGATCGCGCCGTGCTCGCCGAGCCCGACAACTTCGACTGGCTGGAAGGCAAAGCTCAGACCTACCTAAAGTCGCAGCGCTACATGGAAGCGATCCGAGCGCAGGACGAGCTCATCGCCAGACGCCCCCGAAACGTCGACTACTGGCTCGCCCAGACCAACGCCTACCTCGGCATACAGGATTACCAGAAGGCAGCCCGAAACCTAGAGATCGCACGGGCCTTGGGCGGCGACGATTTCCAGTCGCTCATGCTGCTGGGAAACCTCTACGCCAAGCTCGGCATGGACCTGCCGGCCGCGGAAACCTTCATCGCCGCCGCCCCGCTCGCCAGCGAGGACGACATCAGCTCTCTGCTCGCCGCCGTCAAAGTCCTGATCCAGCGCGAGCAGTTCGATCGGGCCGAAGCCCTCTTCGCCAAGATCGACCTTCAGGAATCCTCCGCTTCGAATGAAGACCTCTTCGACTACCAAGTGGCGGCGGCAGAGCTCGCGCAACACCGCCAAGAGACATCGAAGGCTATCGGTCTGATGATGAAGGCCATCAAGATGCAACCCATGGACGGCAACGCCCTGGTCAAGCTGGCAAAGCTTTACGTGAAAAACGGCGACCGAGATCGGGCGTACCTCGTCCTCGACCAAGCTGAGCACGACCCTGAAGCGGAGTATCTCGCCCTCATCACGCGAGCGAAGCTGCTCATCGAAGAGGAACGCTTCTCCGAAGCTCAGACTTTCGTCAGCCGCGCCCTGAGAATCGAATCGGATGAAACGGTGCAGCTCCTCTACCAGCAGGTCGAAGAAGCCGCCCGCAACGTGAACTAG
- a CDS encoding ATP-binding protein — MDSIGINTLSHQDLHDVTDTPVLVVDDDPVVHLMVKTILQKLGYRYFGASSAIEALDMIRDVQPELVMSDVSMPEINGMEFCIRLKADEELKDIPVIFFTAHSDPELLGKAFDAGACDFLIKPLQPFEIASRAQHHIVQYRLRREDRNVIHTLDTRNQTMTKFLGVASHDLRNPLVSIRGLSKQLKSEIFGKLNETQNELIEAINQSSDAMLTLVEELMEVSKFKSSLNRINRVEEEIGPLLQLARALHSGSANLKQIEIKAEECPPELRAPVDKKLLTRVIDNLITNAVKFSPSGTAVTITAADETDHIRISVSDQGPGIPVDEFAQLFKEFSKTSNQTTAGESSHGLGLYVCRCIVEAHHGAISARNLPEGGACFSFTLPKHATDE; from the coding sequence ATGGATTCCATCGGTATAAACACTTTGTCCCATCAAGACCTCCACGACGTCACCGACACCCCCGTTCTGGTCGTCGACGACGACCCCGTGGTGCACCTCATGGTGAAAACCATTCTGCAAAAGCTCGGCTACCGCTACTTCGGAGCGTCTTCCGCCATCGAAGCCCTCGATATGATCCGCGATGTCCAGCCTGAGCTGGTGATGAGCGACGTCTCCATGCCAGAGATCAACGGCATGGAGTTCTGCATCCGGCTCAAGGCCGACGAGGAGCTGAAGGACATCCCTGTCATTTTCTTCACCGCTCATTCCGACCCGGAACTGCTCGGCAAGGCCTTCGACGCCGGAGCCTGCGATTTTCTCATCAAACCGCTGCAACCCTTCGAAATCGCCAGTCGCGCCCAGCACCACATCGTGCAGTACCGGCTTCGCCGCGAAGACCGAAACGTCATACACACGCTCGACACTAGAAACCAGACCATGACCAAGTTCCTCGGGGTGGCCTCGCACGACTTGAGAAACCCGCTGGTTTCCATCCGCGGACTGTCCAAGCAGCTGAAATCGGAAATCTTCGGCAAGCTCAACGAAACGCAAAACGAGCTCATCGAAGCCATCAACCAGAGCTCCGACGCCATGCTGACCTTGGTCGAGGAACTGATGGAAGTCTCCAAGTTCAAGAGCTCCCTGAACAGGATCAACCGAGTGGAAGAAGAGATCGGACCCCTGCTGCAGCTCGCCCGCGCCCTCCACTCCGGATCCGCCAACCTAAAGCAGATCGAAATCAAGGCGGAGGAATGCCCCCCCGAATTGCGCGCCCCCGTGGACAAGAAACTGCTCACGCGAGTCATCGACAACCTCATCACCAACGCGGTCAAGTTCTCCCCCTCCGGAACCGCCGTCACCATCACCGCAGCCGATGAGACCGACCACATCCGCATCTCCGTATCGGACCAGGGCCCAGGCATTCCGGTCGACGAGTTCGCGCAACTGTTCAAGGAATTCAGCAAGACCTCCAACCAAACTACCGCCGGCGAAAGCTCCCACGGCCTCGGCCTCTACGTCTGCCGCTGCATCGTGGAAGCCCACCATGGCGCCATTTCCGCCCGCAACCTGCCCGAGGGAGGAGCCTGCTTCTCCTTCACTCTGCCAAAACACGCTACCGATGAATAA
- a CDS encoding response regulator, whose protein sequence is MNKELTALIADDEAHMRTFLKFLLVELGITKSYLMRNGMDAVEAYKEYQPDIVLMDINMNMMNGLDALERIMEINPDAIVIMMTAVSTRDAIERSNHSGAIYYILKTQDSEDIKAQISEVIEALRSQT, encoded by the coding sequence ATGAATAAAGAGCTCACCGCCCTGATCGCCGACGACGAGGCGCACATGCGCACCTTTCTCAAGTTTCTCCTCGTCGAGCTCGGCATCACCAAGTCCTACCTGATGCGAAACGGCATGGACGCCGTGGAAGCCTACAAGGAGTACCAGCCCGATATCGTGCTCATGGATATCAACATGAACATGATGAACGGCCTGGACGCCCTCGAACGCATCATGGAGATCAATCCGGACGCCATCGTCATCATGATGACCGCCGTGTCCACCCGCGACGCCATCGAACGTAGCAACCACAGCGGAGCCATCTACTACATCCTGAAAACCCAGGACTCGGAAGACATCAAAGCACAGATCTCCGAAGTCATCGAAGCGCTGAGAAGCCAGACCTAA